The genomic region TTTGAGTTTATCATATCCCAGTCTGGCATGTTCCTGAATAATTTTATATTCTTCCTCGCTCAGTTTGCCCGGCTTTTTCAAAATGTCATTCGGTATATTGGCCTTTCCCACATCATGGACGAGAGCTCCCAGCCCAAGCTTTTTTATATCTCGATAGTTAAGCCCCACTTTTTTTCCCAGCAAAATTGAAATTACCGCCACATTTACCGAATGAGCATAGGTATAATCATCGGCGGTTTTTATATCATATAAGTTTATTACAACACCCTGACGATCTATTATATCGTCAATAATAGTTTCAACCTGTTTTTTGGCTTTATTGAAATCGGGAGTTTTATCATTAGAAATATCATCAATAAATTCTCTGGTAAACTGTCGCGCTTCCTCTCTGGTGCTCTCTCTGATCACATCATCCACTTCAATATCTTTAGAGATCTCATCTTCGACGTAAATATACTTGATCCCCAGTTTTTTTAATCGTTTTCGAAAACGCTGTAGATTATTCTGTCCTTCTCGTAAAAGGTATCTTCCGCTATCGCTGATAGGTTTAGCGAGTTTCATATCTTGTTTTACATTGTCCAGGTGTACCAGTCTCATCTTAATAACCACCCAAATCGGATTGTTTTATTTAGAACACAAAAAATATATACCTGCTTTTTATTGTACTCATATCCCGACTAAAATTTCAACACTTTTTTTAATCGTTATAAAAAATAATCATTTTAGACGATTTGGGTGATTTTGAAACTCTCAGAGATCACCGAACACAAAATCAGCAGAAAAAATTTTTTCAGCCCTTCGTCCGGCCCTTCTAATAACCTCCGCCATCAATTCAGCCGCTCTCTCCCCTAGCAGAGACAGATCTATCTGCCTGCTGCCGGTAGACAGCGCATACATTGTATCGCCATCGACGAGGCTATGGGCAGGCCTGACAGCCCGGGCCAGGCCGTTGTGAGTTATCTGAGCCAGCCTGCTGGCTTCTGCCGGATCAAGGTCGGCATCGGTCGCAACGACCCCCAGAATAGTATTCTCGCCGGAGGCTTCACCTTCTTTTTGTTTATTCTCAAGAACATTCATAGTATTTAGAAAATGTTCACTTTCTCTGTCATAAATACCGGCAATAACATCCCCGTTCTCAGCTAAAATTTCGCCAAAACAGTTTACAACGGCCAGGGCTCCCAGCTTCACTCCACCTTTCAGCTGACATGAAAGACCGGCCATTCCGCTCTTCATTCGATATTCCTGACCGAGAGCATTTCCCGCCGTAGCACCCGTTCCCGCTCCCCTGCTCCCTTCCTGTAAGGGCCTTTCCTGGATGGCCCGATAACAGGCTTCATAGGCGAGATCAAAACCGGGAGCTTTGGGCTGGCCATAGTTAAGATCGAAAATAACTGAGGCGGGCACGATAGGAACAGGAACAGCCGAAGTGCGGTAACCAATACCTCTTTCACTCAAAAAATGCATCACTCCCCCGGCAGCTTCCAGTCCGTAGGCACTGCCGCCGGTAAACAGCAGGCCGTGAATTCTCTCAACGCTTTTATCGGGAGAGAGCAGAGCATGCTCTCGGCTTCCCGGAGCTCCTCCCCTAACATCAACGCCAGCAGCTGCACCTTCCACGCCGGCCAGAATAACCGTGCAGCCAGTGCCAGCTTCTTTGTCCTGGGCACTGCCGGCCTCAATGCCGGGTACTTCGGTAAAAGGTTTCATAAATATCACCCTGCTTTATAATTAGAGCCGAGGACTAAAATTCCTTCTATAACCCGAATTTCTGACCGCGATGATTCCGATCATTTGAAATCTACAGTTCCTGAAATGCCGGGCCGGGTCATATTTTCCGGAGATAAAATCTCATTTAATTTTTCTTCAGTGAATATGTCCTTTTCCAAAACCACATCTCTAACATTTTTATCAGTTGATTTCACCTCTCTGGCAATTTCTGTGGTCAGTTCATAACCTATATGAGGATTTAAAGCGGTCAGTAAACTCATACTTTCCTCCAGTAAGGTCTCACATTGTTCCCTGTTGGCTTCTATACCGCCAATGCATTTTTTCCGAAACATCTTTACTGTCCTCTTTAATATTTGTATATTATCCAGCAATTTATCAGCAAGCAGAGGAATCATCGCATTCAACTCAAGCTGGCCTGACTGGGCCGCCAGAGTTATAGCCTGATCATTGCTAATCACCGTAAAAGCAGCCTGATTAACAGCTTCAGGGATCACTGGATTGATTTTGCCGGGCATAATTGAAGAGCCAGCCTGGACTTGAGGTAGCTCTATCTCACCCAGGCCTCCCCGAGGACCAGAAGATAAAAGACGCAGATCATCTGCCAGTTTATTCAGATCTACCGCCAGGGTCTTTAATAACCCTGAAATTTCCACAAATACATCCAGGTTCTGAGTGTTATCAATCATATTTTCAGCGTGAGCCAGGCCGAGACCGGTAATATTTCGCAGCTCTCTGATCACATTAAATATATATTTTCGGGGAGCATTTAAGCCGGTCCCGACTGCAGTGCCCCCCAGATTAACTTTCTTTAATCTCTCTTTAACTTTGTAAATGCGCCATCTATCACGGCTTATAGCTTCGGCATAGGCAGAAAACTCCTGGCCCAGAGTTACTGGCACTGCATCCTGCAGCTGAGTTCGACCCAGTTTAAGTATATCAGCAAATTCCCGTTCTTTCTCCTGTAGAGTCTCCTGGAGCCGGGATACTTCTTCTGTTAGCCAGGGTAAAAGCCTCAGTCCGGCAATTCTAAGTGCTGTCGGATAAACATCATTGGTGGACTGAGCTTTATTGACATCATTGTTGGGATGGACTAAATCGTATTCCCCTTTTTGACCTCCCAAAATTTCGATGGCTCGATTGGCTATCACTTCATTGATCATCATATTCGTGGAAGTTCCCGCCCCTCCCTGGAGGGCATCCAGGATGAACTCCTCTTCCAGTTCATCCCTTCTGATTTCCTCACAGGCCTGAACTACGGCCTCTTTTTTCTCCCGACTCAAATCACCCAGATCATGGTTGACAATCGCTGCTGCCTGTTTGATAGCAGCTATTGCTCTGATCAATTCTGGATTGACCTGGCGGCCGGTGAGCGAAAAATTTTCTGCCGCTCTCGCGGTATGAATTCCGTGATAGGCTTCTTCTCTTATCTTCTTTTCGCCCAGCAAATCTTTTTCCTGCCGCATCATTTTTCCTCCCAAATCATTCTGGCCATGGGAAAAGGTTCTAAAGCCCTATCCAGAATGCCATGCACATGAGCAATCAGCATTCCGTAATTGACAATAGGTATATCGCGGCTGTCAGCTTTTTTCAACCTGTATAGAATTTCTTTGCGATTGGCCATACAGCCACCGCAGTGAACAATTAAATCATAATCTTCCAACCGATCAGGAAATTCCCTTCCTGATACGTGATCAAATTCCAGTTCTCCGCCAACCAGCTGTCTCAGCCAGCGGGGAATCTTAACTGTCCCAATATCATCAGGTGTCCGATGGTGTGTGCATGCTTCAGCTATCAATACTTTATCGCCTGTATTCAAGCTATCAATTCCCTTAATTCCCCGGATGAAAATCTCCAGATCCCCCTTATAGCGGGCAAACAAAACAGAAAAACCGGTCAGAGGAACTCTGTCGGGAACATCTGCATCCACATCCATAAACGCCTGAGAATCAGTAACCACAATTTCCGGATCTGACTTTAATTCCTTCAGTGCTCCTCTCAGTTCACGCTCTTTAACAATCATAGCCTGAGCGTCATTATCGAGCACATCGCGTATGGTCTGTACCTGCGGCAAAATGAGCCTGCCTTTGGGAGCGGCCATATCGACAGGCACTACCAGTACTGCTGTCTGCTGGGGCTTGATCAAGTCACCAATTATATGGGGTTCTTCAAATTCAGAAGGAGCATTGAATACTATTTCTTTCTTTAAGTCTTCAATGTTTGTTTCTTCGACGGCGCTAACCGGCTGTAACTCGATTCCCAGTTCTTCACTGAGGCGATCAATTCTTTCGTCCTCAGCCCGATCAACTTTATTTGCCGCCCCCACCACGGGAATATCTCTGTCCTGAACTTCGGCCAGCAGCTCTTTTTCGGCTTCATCTATTCCCTGCCCGGGGTCAACTACGAAGATGGCTAAATCTGTTCTTCCCAGTACTTCTTTTGTTTTTTCAACTCTTAATTTCCCCAGCTCACCATCATCGTCAATACCGGCTGTATCGATCATAGTCACCGGGCCTAAAGGCAAAAGTTCCATTGACTTATAAACCGGATCTGTAGTCGTTCCAGCCACATCAGAAACCACCGTCAAATCCTGATCTGTCAGGGCATTTATCAGGCTTGATTTGCCAGCATTTCTGCGGCCGAAAATCGCAATATGAAGCCGATTAGCCCGCGGCGTTTTCTGCATCGATTTCACCTCCCAGTTCAGCCGTCCTGCTGCCCAGCCTTCGGAAATAGCGCGGCGGATCTCCCCATTCATTATAGGCTATTTCCTCACCGATGCTTTTCACTCTGTTTTTGAGACAGCCCCGGCAGTCCTCAGCTTTTTCATCGATACAGGGTTTATTTTCGTAAAGTTTGTAATTATCACGGTATTTTTGGGGGGTGACAACCGGCATCAAAATGTTTGCCCCGGCTTTCAAAGCTTTCTCTCGCCCCCGGGGATGAAGAGCCTGCAGCGCGGTAGTAGCGGCGATATTGACGTCAGGAATCAAAATTCTCAAAAGGCTGACCATCTTAAGGCTTAAATCAAGATTTTTCTCATCCAGATCTTCAGGTAAATTATCTCCGGAAGCCAGCGGCGTTCCGGAATGAGGAACATAGGGCCCCATACCGATCATATCGATTCCCTGGCGCTGAAAAAATTTCAAATCACCAGCCAGATCTGCCGGGGTTTGACCGGGCAGACCGATCATTACGCCGGTGCCGGTCTGGTATCCGATATCCTGTAGGTCTTTGAGACAATCAAGCCTGTCCTGAAATCCATGATCATCCGGGTGCAGTTCATCGTAAAGATCAGAGCTGGTAGTCTCTATGCGCAGAAGATATCGATGGGCTCCCGCCTTAAACCAGCGGCGATAGGTGCTTTTATTCTGTTCGCCCAGAGAGAGTGTAATCCCCAGCTCTCCCCCGCTCATCTCTTTGATTTCGCTGATAATCCCCTCGATATATTCAGCGTATTCTTCCGCCTGAACCTCGCCAGATTGAAGAACCAGAGATCCATATCCATTTTCATACACCCAGCGGGCCGACTCAAGAACCTCCTCTCTGCTCATCTCAAATCGGGTCAGCTCCTGATTATCGCGTCTGATACCACAGTAATAGCAATTTTTCTGGCAGTGATTGCTGAACTCAATTATCCCGCGAAAATAAACCTTTTTACCCACCTGTTTAACTTTTTCCCGATATGCCCGTCTATATAAACTTTCAATTTTTTTCTCATCCTCAAGCTGCAGAAGACCGGTAAGTTCATCTTCGCTCAATTCGTCTCCATTTTTTAAAATCATAGGTAAATATCTCTTTCTCCCCGACCGATTTTATTCAGTCTTTCCTTTATTCTGCCGGCCAGGTCGGAATTATTTTCTTTCATCTCGTCCAGATGATGTTCGAGACAGCTCTCCCCCCGCTCCTGCAGCTCATCGCCGGCAAAATCCTCCAGGTATTCCTTGAAGGTCATCATGGCATTGGGTTTGCAGTACTGCTGAATTTTGCCCGGGCGGGCCAGATCCATGAAATCTTCACCTGTACGCCCCTTGCGATAGCAGGCTGTACAGAAGCTGGGCAGATAATTTTTCTCAGCCAGTTCGTAAATTATCTCGGCTATGGGGCGGGTGTCATGCAGTGAAAACTGCTCTTCTTTTGAATCACGCTGCCTGGCTTCTTCATAACCACCCGGAGAAGTGCGGGAGCCGGCGCTGATCTGCGAAACCCCGTGACGAAATAGCTGATCTCTTAGGCTCTCTTCCTCCCGGGTGCTCAAAATAATGCCTGTATAGGGAACGGCCAGCCTCAGGACGGCCACAAGCTTCTTGAATTGAAAGTCGGAGACTGGAGCAGGAGGATTATCTAGAGGTGCTCCCGCCGCCATATTAAGACGCGGAACGGAGATGGTATGAGGTCCCACGCCATATCTCTCC from Halarsenatibacter silvermanii harbors:
- a CDS encoding P1 family peptidase is translated as MKPFTEVPGIEAGSAQDKEAGTGCTVILAGVEGAAAGVDVRGGAPGSREHALLSPDKSVERIHGLLFTGGSAYGLEAAGGVMHFLSERGIGYRTSAVPVPIVPASVIFDLNYGQPKAPGFDLAYEACYRAIQERPLQEGSRGAGTGATAGNALGQEYRMKSGMAGLSCQLKGGVKLGALAVVNCFGEILAENGDVIAGIYDRESEHFLNTMNVLENKQKEGEASGENTILGVVATDADLDPAEASRLAQITHNGLARAVRPAHSLVDGDTMYALSTGSRQIDLSLLGERAAELMAEVIRRAGRRAEKIFSADFVFGDL
- a CDS encoding HD-GYP domain-containing protein, which encodes MRLVHLDNVKQDMKLAKPISDSGRYLLREGQNNLQRFRKRLKKLGIKYIYVEDEISKDIEVDDVIRESTREEARQFTREFIDDISNDKTPDFNKAKKQVETIIDDIIDRQGVVINLYDIKTADDYTYAHSVNVAVISILLGKKVGLNYRDIKKLGLGALVHDVGKANIPNDILKKPGKLSEEEYKIIQEHARLGYDKLKDFKEIKATSLSVVLSHHENFQGNGYPRGVKGEELHIFPRIVAIADVFDALTSDRVYRERWSISEAADLIVSRSGQKFDPELVKYFMRYITLYPSGITVRLNDGREAVVVDQNEGYPRRPIVRLLDTGEEIDLTDELNLVIAEDKVS
- a CDS encoding aspartate ammonia-lyase, whose translation is MRQEKDLLGEKKIREEAYHGIHTARAAENFSLTGRQVNPELIRAIAAIKQAAAIVNHDLGDLSREKKEAVVQACEEIRRDELEEEFILDALQGGAGTSTNMMINEVIANRAIEILGGQKGEYDLVHPNNDVNKAQSTNDVYPTALRIAGLRLLPWLTEEVSRLQETLQEKEREFADILKLGRTQLQDAVPVTLGQEFSAYAEAISRDRWRIYKVKERLKKVNLGGTAVGTGLNAPRKYIFNVIRELRNITGLGLAHAENMIDNTQNLDVFVEISGLLKTLAVDLNKLADDLRLLSSGPRGGLGEIELPQVQAGSSIMPGKINPVIPEAVNQAAFTVISNDQAITLAAQSGQLELNAMIPLLADKLLDNIQILKRTVKMFRKKCIGGIEANREQCETLLEESMSLLTALNPHIGYELTTEIAREVKSTDKNVRDVVLEKDIFTEEKLNEILSPENMTRPGISGTVDFK
- the hydE gene encoding [FeFe] hydrogenase H-cluster radical SAM maturase HydE, with the translated sequence MILKNGDELSEDELTGLLQLEDEKKIESLYRRAYREKVKQVGKKVYFRGIIEFSNHCQKNCYYCGIRRDNQELTRFEMSREEVLESARWVYENGYGSLVLQSGEVQAEEYAEYIEGIISEIKEMSGGELGITLSLGEQNKSTYRRWFKAGAHRYLLRIETTSSDLYDELHPDDHGFQDRLDCLKDLQDIGYQTGTGVMIGLPGQTPADLAGDLKFFQRQGIDMIGMGPYVPHSGTPLASGDNLPEDLDEKNLDLSLKMVSLLRILIPDVNIAATTALQALHPRGREKALKAGANILMPVVTPQKYRDNYKLYENKPCIDEKAEDCRGCLKNRVKSIGEEIAYNEWGDPPRYFRRLGSRTAELGGEIDAENAAG
- the hydF gene encoding [FeFe] hydrogenase H-cluster maturation GTPase HydF yields the protein MQKTPRANRLHIAIFGRRNAGKSSLINALTDQDLTVVSDVAGTTTDPVYKSMELLPLGPVTMIDTAGIDDDGELGKLRVEKTKEVLGRTDLAIFVVDPGQGIDEAEKELLAEVQDRDIPVVGAANKVDRAEDERIDRLSEELGIELQPVSAVEETNIEDLKKEIVFNAPSEFEEPHIIGDLIKPQQTAVLVVPVDMAAPKGRLILPQVQTIRDVLDNDAQAMIVKERELRGALKELKSDPEIVVTDSQAFMDVDADVPDRVPLTGFSVLFARYKGDLEIFIRGIKGIDSLNTGDKVLIAEACTHHRTPDDIGTVKIPRWLRQLVGGELEFDHVSGREFPDRLEDYDLIVHCGGCMANRKEILYRLKKADSRDIPIVNYGMLIAHVHGILDRALEPFPMARMIWEEK